One window of the Colletotrichum destructivum chromosome 4, complete sequence genome contains the following:
- a CDS encoding Putative inositol monophosphatase, with protein sequence MDGPYARELATAIAAIQHAARLSRRVLVASDKGVVTKEDLSPVTVADFAIQALLTSTLHAAFPDDKFVGEESAADLRENPKLCESVWALLQQVAGEKEDDSLCKLPASPEEMCDMIDWCGLGEPSPTGRFWVFDPIDGTKTFVRGELYAINVCLMEDGRQSVGIVGLPLLSADAKAPINNDSIDPTGTGSIMFAVRSHGTFIRPLPGPIDLQPTKIPRHAEADSPDLISVTCIEGSESGAPGIHQKVAERLGVAYPGNDLLGWVLRWTVLGLGQANCTFWAYRRRDRLAKIWDHAGAMLLFEEVGGKVTDVDGNPVNLTAGRKMVANYGFVAAPPSVHARVLEAVRETLKENGLHELLG encoded by the coding sequence ATGGACGGACCGTACGCTCGGGAGCTGGCCACCGCCATCGCGGCCATCCAGCACGCCGCCAGACTCAGCAGACGCGTGCTCGTTGCCTCCGACAAGGGCGTCGTGACCAAGGAGGACCTCAGccccgtcaccgtcgccgacttcgccatccaggcccTGCTGACCAGCACGCTGCACGCCGCCTTCCCAGACGACAAGTTCGTTGGCGAGGAATCTGCCGCGGACCTCCGAGAGAACCCGAAACTGTGCGAGTCGGTGTGGGCGCTCCTGCAGcaggtcgccggcgagaaggaggacgactCGTTGTGCAAGCTGCCCGCGTCGCCCGAGGAAATGTGCGACATGATCGACTGGtgcggcctcggcgagcccTCGCCGACCGGCCGCTTCTGGGTGTTCGACCCCATTGACGGCACAAAAACCTTCGTCAGGGGCGAGCTGTACGCCATCAACGTCTGCCTGATGGAGGATGGGAGGCAgagcgtcggcatcgtcggcctgccgctgctgtcggccgacgccaaggcgCCCATCAACAACGACTCTATCGACcccaccggcaccggcagcaTCATGTTCGCCGTCCGGTCCCACGGCACCTTTATCCGGCCGCTGCCCGGCCCCATCGACCTGCAGCCGACGAAGATCCCCCGccacgccgaggccgactcCCCGGACCTCATCTCTGTCACCTGCATCGAGGGCTCCGAGTCCGGCGCCCCCGGCATCCACCAAAAAGTCGCCgagcgcctcggcgtcgcctaCCCGGGCAACGACCTGCTCGGCTGGGTCCTGCGTTGGACcgttcttggcctcggccaggccaACTGCACCTTCTGGGCCTACCGGCGGCGCGACCGGCTCGCCAAGATCTGGGACCACGCGGGCGCCATGTTGCTATTTGAGGAGGTTGGCGGCAAGGTCACCGACGTGGACGGGAACCCGGTGAACCTGACGGCGGGGAGgaagatggtggccaactACGGGTtcgtcgccgcgccgcctTCGGTCCATGCCCGCGTCTTGGAGGCTGTGAGGGAAACGTTGAAGGAAAACGGTCTGCACGAATTGCTGGGTTAA